Genomic DNA from Burkholderia plantarii:
GCTCGCCCGCCGAGGCCGGCGTCTCGATCGCCGCGCTGCGCCACTTCGCCGGGCGCCTGCCGCTGCTGGGCATCTGCCTGGGCCACCAGTGCATCGCCGCCGCGTTCGGCGGCACGGTGCGCCGCGCCGAGGTATTCCACGGCAAGTCCTCGCCGATGCGCCACGACGGCTCCGAGCTGTTCGCCGGCCTGCCGGCGCAGTTCAAGGTCGGCCGCTACCACTCGCTGGTGGTGGACGACCTGCCGCCCGAGCTGGTGGTGACCGCGCGCATCGCGCACGAGGACGGCACGGCCGGCGAGATCATGGCGATGCAGCATCGCGAGCTGCCGATCTACGGCCTGCAGTTCCACCCCGAATCGGTGCTGACCGAGCACGGCTTCAGCATGCTGGCCAACTACCTGCGCGTCGTCGAGCAGCATGCCGCGAGCGCGGCCGCCGTCGCCTGACCCGCCCCACGCAAGGACTCCACAATGAGCGCGGCAAGCTTCGAAAAAGACTATCCGATTCGCTTTTCCCACTGCGATCCGGCCGGCATCGTCTATTTCCCGCAGTACCTGGTGCTGACCAACTGGGCACTCGAGGACTTCTTCAACGAAGGGCTGAAGGTGGACTTCGCGGGCCTGATCGAGCGGCGCCTGGGCATCCCGATCGTCAGGCTGCAGACCGAGTTCGTCCGGGCCTCGCGCCAGGGCGAGGTGCTGACGCTGCGCATCGAGGTGACGCGGCTCGGCGAGCGTTCGCTCACGGCCACCTTCACGGGCCGCGTCGGCGACGAGGTGCGCCTGCGCAGCGAGCAGGTGTTCGTGATGATCTCGCTCGACAAGGTGGCCTCGATGCCGTTCCCCGACGACATCCGCGACGCGCTGCAACGCTACCTGCCGGTGGCCGAGGAGGTGGCGTCATGATGCAGATCCTGCAACCGCCCGAGTGGGTGCGCCCGCGCGGCTACGCCAATGGCGTGGCCGCCAAAGGGCGCCTGGTGTTCACCTCGGGCCAGCTCGGCTGGGACGCACAGGAGAAGCTTGCCGGCGAGCGCTACGCGGAGCAGGCGATCCAGGCGCTGAGGAACATCGTGGCGGTGCTGGCCGAGGCCGGCGCGAAGCCCGAGCACCTGGTGCGCCTGACCTGGTACGTGTCGGACCGCGAGGCCTATTTCGCCGAAGCGAAGGAAGTGGGCCGCGCGTACCGCGAGCTGATCGGGCATTTCCCGCCGATGAGCGCGTTCCAGGTGGCCGCGCTGATGGTGGAGGGCGCCAAGGTGCAGATCGAGGCCACCGCGGTGATCCCCGACTGACGCGGCGCGCGTGATCGGGACGAGAGATTCGCGGCGGGCGGCGGCTCGCCGACCGCCGCGAACCCGGCGCGCGCGCAGACGATTCACGCATCGACGACTGACGGCACAACGACAACAACCCTTCCGGATGCCGGCCCGACGCGGCCGGACATTCGACCCAGGCCATTCCGAACCATGCGGGCCGACTCGCCGGACGCCCGCGACCCGCCGGATCGACCGGCGGGCTCCCCGCCCGTCGATCCGGCGCGAGCGCGGCCGTGGGCGCCGGCTTCCGGCGGCCACGCGCGGCGGCTCGCGGCCTCGACGGGCCACGTCGCCGGCGGCGGCCGGGCGGGCGCAGGAGACGCGACCACTCACGCCGCCGCCGGAACGCGACGGGCGGGTCAATACGATTGGATACCAAAACATGCATACGGCTTCCGGTACGAAACACGACGCAAAGCACGACGCAAAGCACGTCATCACGCCTCCCGACGGTTCGACCCCGAACCGCTTCGCGCCGCCTTCCCATCCCGCCCGCACCGTCCCGCGCGCCGCTTCCGGCGCCGTGGCGCTGGCCGCGCTGCTCGCGCTGGCCGCCTGTCAGGGTGACAAGCGCGATGCCGCGCCGCCGCCGCCCGAAGTCGGCGTGACGCGGCTCGCGCCGCAGTCGGTGCCGCTCGTCGATACCTTCAACGGCCGCGTGGAGGCCGTCGATTCGGCCGAGCTTCGCGCGCGCGTGAGCGGCTATCTGGAGCGGATCGCCTACAAGGAGGGCGACACCGTCGCGCAGGGTGCCGTGCTGTTCGTGATCGACCCGCGCCCGTACCGCATCGCCCTGGAGCGCGCCGACGCGCAGCTCGAACACGCGCGCGCGGCGGCCCGGCTCGCGCAGACGCAGCTCGCGCGCGCCCGCACGCTGATCGCCACCCACGCGGTCTCGCAGGAGGAACTCGACACGGCGCAGGCCGCCGACCTGCAGGCGCGCGCCGACCAGCACGCGGCCGAGGCCGCCGTGGACGACGCGAAGCTGAACCTCGGCTACACCGAGGTGCGCGCGCCGATCGCCGGACGCGCGAGCCGCGCGCGGCTGACGGTGGGCAACCTCGCGCGCGCCGACGATTCGCTGCTGACCACGGTGGTCTCGCAGGATCCGGTCTACGTCTACTTCGATTGCGACGAGCAGAGCTACCTGCGCTATCTGGCGCAGCGCACCAACCCGGCCGGCCGCGCGCTCGACGCGAACCCGGTGCGCGTCGAGCTGGCCAACGAGACCGGCTTCCCGCACGCGGGCACGGTCGATTTCCTCGACAACCGGCTCGATCCGGCCACCGGCACGATCCGCGCGCGCGTGCGCCTCGCCAACCCGAACCGGCTGTTCACGCCGGGCCTCTACGCGCGCGTGCAGCTGACGAGCGGCGAGGACCATGCGGCGCTGCTGGTGGACGACAAGGCGATCCTGACCGACCAGGACCGCAAGTACGTGTATGTGCTCGGCGCCGGCGACAAGGCGCTTCGCCGCGACGTGACGATCGGCCGGCGCATCGGCGCCGAACGCGTGGTGGAGAAGGGGCTCGCCGCCGGCGACCAGGTGGTGGTGGACGGCACCCAGCGCATCTACTACCCGGGCGCGCCGGTCAAGCCGAAGGCGGTACCCGCGCCGGCGCTGACCACCGCCGGCACCGACGCCGCGTCGCCCGCCACGGTGCAGTGAGGAGCGTGCCGCCATGGACTTTTCGAAATTCTTCATCGACCGGCCGATCTTCGCGGTGGTGCTGTCGATCATCATCTTCGCGGTCGGGCTGATCGCGATCCCGCTGCTGCCCTCGGGCGAGTATCCGGAAGTCGTGCCGCCGAGCGTGGTGGTGCATGCCAACTATCCGGGCGCGAACCCGAAGGAGATCGCCGAATCGGTGGCCGAGCCGCTCGAGGAAGCGATCAACGGCGTGGAAGGCATCATGTACATGAAGTCGGTGGCGGCCTCCGACGGCAGCCTGCAGGTGGTGGTCACGTTCCAGCCGAACGTGGACCCCGACACCGCCGCCGTGCGCGTGCAGAACCGCGTGAGCCAGGCGCTCACGCGGCTGCCCGACGAGGTGCGCCAGTACGGCGTGACCACCCAGAAGCAGTCGCCCACGCCGCTGATGTACGTGAGCCTCTATTCGCCCGACGGCAGCCGTGATTCGCTGTACCTGCGCAATTATTTGACGCTGCACGTGAAGGACGAGCTGTCGCGGATTCCCGGCATCGGCGACGTGAGCCTGAACGGCTCGGGCGACTACGCGATGCGGATCTGGCTCGACCCGAACCGGCTCGCCTCACGCGGGCTCACCACGGCCGACGTGATGGCCGCCGTGCGCGAGCAGAACGTGCAGGTGTCGGCCGGCCAGCTCGGCGCGGAGCCGGCGCCGAAGCACAACGACTTCCTCACCTCGATCAACGTGCGCGGCCGGCTGCGCAGCCCGCAGGAATTCGGCGCGATCGTGCTGAAGAGCGGCACCGACGGGCAGGTGGTGCGCCTGTCGGACGTCGCGCGCGTCGAACTCGGCGCCGACAACTACACGCTGCGCTCGTTCTTCAACGACAAGTCCTCGGCCGTGACCGGCATCTTCCTGTCGCCGGGCGCGAACTCGCTGCAGGTGGCCAACGCGGTCTACGCGAAGCTCGACGAATTGTCGAAGCGCTTTCCCTCCGGCGTCGCGTATCGGCCGGTGTGGGACCCGACCGTGTTCGTGCGTGACTCGATCCGCGCCGTGCAGCACACGCTGATCGAGGCGGTGGTGCTGGTGGTGCTGGTGGTGATCCTGTTCCTGCAGACCTGGCGCGCCTCGATCATTCCGCTGGTGGCCGTGCCGGTGTCGGTGATCGGCACCTTCGCGGGGCTCTACCTGCTCGGCTACTCCATCAACACGCTGACGCTGTTCGGGCTGGTGCTCGCGATCGGCATCGTGGTGGACGACGCGATCGTGGTGGTGGAGAACGTCGAGCGCAACATCGCGCAGGGGCACTCGCCGCGCGAGGCCGCGCATCGGGCGATGAAGGAGGTGTCCGGGCCGATCGTGGCGATCGCGCTGGTGTTGTGCGCGGTGTTCGTGCCGATGTCGTTCCTGTCGGGCGTGACCGGGCAGTTCTACAAGCAGTTCGCGGTGACCATCGCGATCTCCACGGTGATCTCGGCGATCAACTCGCTGACGCTCTCGCCGGCGCTCGCGGCGCGGCTGCTCGAGCCGCACGGCGCGCCGAAGGATGCGCTCGCGCGCGCCATCGAGCGCGGCTTCGGCTGGCTGTTCCGGCCGTTCAACCGCTTCTTCGAGCGCAGCTCGACGCGCTATCACGGCGTGGTGGCGCGCTCGCTGGGCCGGCGCGGCGCGGTGTTCGTGGTGTACGTGGCATTGCTCGGCGCCACCGTGCTGCTGTTTCGCGCCGTGCCGGGCGGCTTCATCCCGCTGCAGGACAAGCTCTATCTCTACACCGGCGCCAAGCTGCCCGAGGGCGCCTCGCTGGCCCGCACCAGCGCGGTGGCCGCGCGCATGCAGCAGATCGCGCACGAGACCGAGGGCGTGGAGATGGTGCAGGGCTTCGCCGGCCTGAACGCGCTGCAGCAGACCACCACCCCGAACGTGACCGCCTCCTACGTGATCCTGAAGCCGTTCGACGAGCGCAAGCGCGGCGCCGGGCAGATCAGCGCCGAGCTGAACCGGCGCTTCTCGGCGATCAAGGACGGCTTCGTCTACGCGCTGATGCCGCCGCCGATCCAGGGCCTCGGCAACGGCTCGGGCTATTCGCTGTACCTGGAGGATCGCGCGGGGCTCGGCTACGGCGCGCTGCAGAACGCGCTGTCGGCGTTCCAGGCGAGGGTCGCGCAGACGCCGGGCATGCATTACCCGGTCAGCAGCTATCAGGCCAACATCCCGCAGCTGGAGATCAACGTCGATCGCGTCAAGGCCAAGGCGCAGGGCGTCGCGCTGACCGACCTGTTCGACACGCTGCAGGTGTATCTGGGCTCGGCCTACGTGAACGACTTCAACCTGTTCGGGCGCGTCTACCGCGTGATGGCGCAGGCGGACACGCCATTCCGCCAGAGCGCCGACGACATCGCCAACCTGCGCACCCGCAACGCGGCGGGCGAGATGGTGCCGATCGGCTCGATGGTCAGCGTCACGCCTGCGTTCGGCCCCGATCCGGTGATCCGCTACAACGGCTATCCGGCCGCCGACCTGATCGGCGAGGCCGACCCGAAAGTGATGTCGTCGGCGCAGGTGATCGCCAAGCTGCAGCAGATCGCCAAGGAAACGCTGCCGCCCGGCATCACGCTCGAATGGACCGACCTCAGCTACCAGCAGGTCACGCAGAGCAACGCGGCGGTGGTGGTGTTCCCGCTCGCCGTGATGCTG
This window encodes:
- a CDS encoding anthranilate synthase component II, translated to MHLMIDNYDSFTYNVVQYLCTLGAQIEVRRNDQITIEEIEALAPQSVIVSPGPCSPAEAGVSIAALRHFAGRLPLLGICLGHQCIAAAFGGTVRRAEVFHGKSSPMRHDGSELFAGLPAQFKVGRYHSLVVDDLPPELVVTARIAHEDGTAGEIMAMQHRELPIYGLQFHPESVLTEHGFSMLANYLRVVEQHAASAAAVA
- a CDS encoding acyl-CoA thioesterase; the protein is MSAASFEKDYPIRFSHCDPAGIVYFPQYLVLTNWALEDFFNEGLKVDFAGLIERRLGIPIVRLQTEFVRASRQGEVLTLRIEVTRLGERSLTATFTGRVGDEVRLRSEQVFVMISLDKVASMPFPDDIRDALQRYLPVAEEVAS
- a CDS encoding RidA family protein; this translates as MMQILQPPEWVRPRGYANGVAAKGRLVFTSGQLGWDAQEKLAGERYAEQAIQALRNIVAVLAEAGAKPEHLVRLTWYVSDREAYFAEAKEVGRAYRELIGHFPPMSAFQVAALMVEGAKVQIEATAVIPD
- a CDS encoding efflux RND transporter periplasmic adaptor subunit codes for the protein MHTASGTKHDAKHDAKHVITPPDGSTPNRFAPPSHPARTVPRAASGAVALAALLALAACQGDKRDAAPPPPEVGVTRLAPQSVPLVDTFNGRVEAVDSAELRARVSGYLERIAYKEGDTVAQGAVLFVIDPRPYRIALERADAQLEHARAAARLAQTQLARARTLIATHAVSQEELDTAQAADLQARADQHAAEAAVDDAKLNLGYTEVRAPIAGRASRARLTVGNLARADDSLLTTVVSQDPVYVYFDCDEQSYLRYLAQRTNPAGRALDANPVRVELANETGFPHAGTVDFLDNRLDPATGTIRARVRLANPNRLFTPGLYARVQLTSGEDHAALLVDDKAILTDQDRKYVYVLGAGDKALRRDVTIGRRIGAERVVEKGLAAGDQVVVDGTQRIYYPGAPVKPKAVPAPALTTAGTDAASPATVQ
- a CDS encoding efflux RND transporter permease subunit translates to MDFSKFFIDRPIFAVVLSIIIFAVGLIAIPLLPSGEYPEVVPPSVVVHANYPGANPKEIAESVAEPLEEAINGVEGIMYMKSVAASDGSLQVVVTFQPNVDPDTAAVRVQNRVSQALTRLPDEVRQYGVTTQKQSPTPLMYVSLYSPDGSRDSLYLRNYLTLHVKDELSRIPGIGDVSLNGSGDYAMRIWLDPNRLASRGLTTADVMAAVREQNVQVSAGQLGAEPAPKHNDFLTSINVRGRLRSPQEFGAIVLKSGTDGQVVRLSDVARVELGADNYTLRSFFNDKSSAVTGIFLSPGANSLQVANAVYAKLDELSKRFPSGVAYRPVWDPTVFVRDSIRAVQHTLIEAVVLVVLVVILFLQTWRASIIPLVAVPVSVIGTFAGLYLLGYSINTLTLFGLVLAIGIVVDDAIVVVENVERNIAQGHSPREAAHRAMKEVSGPIVAIALVLCAVFVPMSFLSGVTGQFYKQFAVTIAISTVISAINSLTLSPALAARLLEPHGAPKDALARAIERGFGWLFRPFNRFFERSSTRYHGVVARSLGRRGAVFVVYVALLGATVLLFRAVPGGFIPLQDKLYLYTGAKLPEGASLARTSAVAARMQQIAHETEGVEMVQGFAGLNALQQTTTPNVTASYVILKPFDERKRGAGQISAELNRRFSAIKDGFVYALMPPPIQGLGNGSGYSLYLEDRAGLGYGALQNALSAFQARVAQTPGMHYPVSSYQANIPQLEINVDRVKAKAQGVALTDLFDTLQVYLGSAYVNDFNLFGRVYRVMAQADTPFRQSADDIANLRTRNAAGEMVPIGSMVSVTPAFGPDPVIRYNGYPAADLIGEADPKVMSSAQVIAKLQQIAKETLPPGITLEWTDLSYQQVTQSNAAVVVFPLAVMLVFLVLAALYESWTLPLAVILIVPVCMCAALFGVWLSGGDNNVFVQVGLVVLMGLACKNAILIVEFARELEIQGRSIVGAALEACRLRLRPIVMTSVAFIAGSVPLLIGSGAGSEVRAATGVTVFSGMLGVTLFGLFLTPVFYVAIRTLASRRPAAWHEPGASAPAVSQEVAQ